The Streptomyces laurentii genome contains a region encoding:
- a CDS encoding ATP-dependent helicase (ATP-dependent helicase [Streptomyces pristinaespiralis ATCC25486];~Family description; cl15862;~P-loop containing Nucleoside Triphosphate Hydrolases; cl09099;~Superfamily I DNA and RNA helicases [General function prediction only];~identified by MetaGeneAnnotator; putative), which produces MAAQEAVDTVRDREIGVEQEHLDQVYRRLEEKIHEAEFLMNDAAQRGHVGTPGALAERDAQVFRAGIHLNRLNNEFEDFLFGRIDLLYGKDGEKGPDGAYTSVEPAEDALRADDSGTYAEIGETLHIGRIGVLDADYAPLVIDWRAPAAAPFYRSTPVDPGRVVRRRVIRSKGRKVLGVEDDLMRPELTATLDGHELAVIGDGALMAALGQARSHTMRDIVSSIQAEQDLVIRAPAASVTYVEGGPGTGKTAVALHRAAYLLYQDRRRYSGGILIVSPTPLLVSYTEGVLPSLGEEGQVAIRALGSLVDGAEADAYDEPAVARVKGSSRMLAVLRKAARGALETPAPKAVQAELGDEEDEGGTAAPQGTPTLLRVVAFNRRLELNADELKRIRHNVLGGTAPVNLLRPRARRLLLDALYTKSGAAGRHSDPQLAAELRSSFDEDVSTEDSFLSFLDAWWPELTPRRVLDAMADEKRLGRWARRVLNPGETRRLARSLRRPGLSVHDVALLDELATLLGTQARPRKKREYDPLDQLTGLEELMPVREETQRERAERLAAERVEYAHVIVDEAQDLTPMQWRMVGRRGRHATWTVVGDPAQSSWSDPDEAAAARDEALGTRPRRRFELTVNYRNPAEIAELAAKVLALAMPGKESPRAVRSTGVEPRFVALAEPGTAAMAAAVRAEAERLLGEVDGTVGVVVAMDRRKQAAGWLGGLGDRVVALGSLEAKGLEYDATVVVSPAEIADESPAGLRVLYVALTRSTQALTVIAGERDLPDADGVPDLLRD; this is translated from the coding sequence GTGGCCGCGCAGGAAGCCGTCGACACGGTCAGAGACCGTGAGATCGGTGTCGAACAGGAACATCTGGATCAGGTCTACCGCCGCCTGGAAGAGAAGATCCACGAGGCGGAGTTCCTGATGAACGACGCGGCCCAGCGGGGCCATGTCGGCACACCAGGCGCACTCGCCGAGCGTGACGCCCAGGTCTTCCGGGCCGGCATCCATCTCAACCGGCTCAACAACGAGTTCGAGGACTTCCTCTTCGGCCGGATCGACCTCCTCTACGGAAAGGACGGCGAGAAGGGGCCCGACGGCGCGTACACCTCCGTCGAACCCGCCGAGGACGCCCTCCGCGCCGACGACTCCGGCACGTACGCGGAGATCGGCGAGACCCTGCACATCGGCCGCATCGGCGTCCTCGACGCCGACTACGCCCCGCTCGTCATCGACTGGCGCGCCCCCGCCGCCGCCCCCTTCTACCGGTCCACCCCGGTCGACCCGGGCCGGGTCGTGCGCCGGCGCGTGATCCGCTCCAAGGGGCGCAAGGTCCTCGGCGTCGAGGACGACCTGATGCGCCCCGAGCTGACGGCCACCCTCGACGGCCACGAGCTGGCCGTCATCGGCGACGGCGCCCTCATGGCCGCGCTCGGCCAGGCCCGCAGCCACACCATGCGGGACATCGTCTCGTCCATCCAGGCCGAGCAGGACCTGGTCATCCGCGCCCCCGCCGCCTCCGTCACGTACGTCGAGGGCGGCCCCGGCACCGGCAAGACCGCCGTCGCCCTGCACCGCGCCGCCTACCTGCTCTACCAGGACCGGCGCCGCTACTCCGGCGGCATCCTCATCGTCTCGCCGACCCCGCTGCTCGTGTCGTACACCGAAGGCGTGCTGCCCTCGCTCGGCGAGGAGGGCCAGGTCGCCATCCGGGCCCTCGGCTCGCTCGTCGACGGGGCCGAGGCCGACGCGTACGACGAACCCGCCGTCGCCCGGGTCAAGGGCTCCTCGCGGATGCTCGCCGTGCTGCGCAAGGCCGCCCGCGGCGCCCTGGAGACGCCCGCGCCGAAGGCCGTACAGGCGGAACTCGGGGACGAGGAGGACGAGGGCGGCACGGCCGCGCCCCAGGGCACCCCGACGCTTCTGCGCGTCGTCGCCTTCAACCGCCGCCTGGAGCTGAACGCCGACGAGCTCAAGCGCATCCGGCACAACGTGCTCGGGGGCACCGCGCCCGTCAACCTGCTGCGCCCGCGCGCCCGCCGGCTGCTGCTCGACGCGCTGTACACCAAGTCCGGCGCCGCCGGCCGGCACAGCGACCCCCAGCTCGCCGCCGAACTGCGCTCCTCCTTCGACGAGGACGTGTCGACCGAGGACTCCTTCCTCTCCTTCCTCGACGCCTGGTGGCCCGAGCTCACCCCGCGCCGGGTCCTGGACGCCATGGCCGACGAGAAGCGGCTCGGCCGCTGGGCCCGCCGCGTCCTCAACCCCGGCGAGACGCGCCGGCTCGCCCGCTCGCTGCGCCGCCCCGGCCTGTCCGTGCACGACGTGGCGCTGCTCGACGAGCTGGCCACGCTGCTCGGCACCCAGGCCCGGCCGCGCAAGAAGCGCGAGTACGACCCGCTGGACCAGCTCACGGGCCTGGAGGAGCTGATGCCGGTACGGGAGGAGACCCAGCGCGAGCGCGCCGAACGGCTCGCGGCCGAGCGTGTCGAGTACGCCCACGTCATCGTCGACGAGGCGCAGGACCTCACGCCCATGCAGTGGCGCATGGTCGGCCGCCGCGGCCGGCACGCCACCTGGACGGTCGTCGGCGACCCGGCCCAGTCCTCCTGGTCCGACCCCGACGAGGCCGCCGCCGCCCGCGACGAGGCCCTCGGCACCCGGCCGCGCCGCCGCTTCGAGCTGACCGTGAACTACCGCAACCCGGCCGAGATCGCCGAGCTGGCCGCGAAGGTGCTGGCGCTCGCGATGCCCGGCAAGGAGTCGCCGCGCGCGGTGCGCTCCACGGGCGTGGAGCCCCGCTTCGTCGCGCTGGCGGAGCCGGGGACGGCCGCGATGGCCGCCGCCGTACGGGCGGAGGCCGAGCGGCTGCTCGGCGAGGTCGACGGCACTGTCGGCGTCGTTGTCGCCATGGACCGCCGCAAGCAGGCGGCGGGCTGGCTCGGCGGGCTCGGCGACCGGGTGGTGGCGCTCGGCTCCCTGGAGGCCAAGGGTCTGGAGTACGACGCCACCGTGGTCGTCTCGCCCGCCGAGATCGCCGACGAGTCGCCGGCCGGCCTGCGCGTCCTGTACGTGGCCCTGACCCGGTCCACGCAGGCCCTCACGGTGATCGCCGGCGAGCGCGACCTGCCGGACGCGGACGGTGTGCCGGATCTGCTCCGGGACTGA